The proteins below come from a single Asanoa ferruginea genomic window:
- a CDS encoding Ppx/GppA phosphatase family protein gives MRLGVLDVGSNTVHLLLVDAHHGAHPWPAHSEKAVLRLAEQIGPDGALTDAGSDALVKAVHDAQVSAKKLKADDLLAFATSAVRDATNARDVLARVRKETGVRLQVLSGADEARATFLAVRRWFGWSAGRLLVLDIGGGSLEIAAGIDETPDLAMSLPLGAGRLSRELLGVDRDTSSPPSPKAVDELQHYVEKQLDGAVAKLADAKWDRAVATSKTFRTLARLAGAAPSRQGLWEPRALPVHGLRQVLGFIRLIPPRQVYELEGVSASRSHQLLAGAVVAEAVLRKLQIESVDICPWALREGVILRRLDQLESA, from the coding sequence ATGAGGCTGGGCGTGCTCGACGTCGGTTCCAACACCGTGCACCTGCTGCTGGTGGACGCGCATCATGGTGCGCACCCGTGGCCGGCGCACTCGGAGAAGGCGGTGTTGCGGCTCGCCGAGCAGATCGGTCCGGACGGCGCGCTCACCGACGCGGGGTCCGACGCGCTGGTCAAAGCCGTGCACGACGCCCAGGTCAGCGCCAAGAAGCTGAAGGCCGACGACCTGCTCGCTTTCGCGACCTCCGCGGTGCGCGACGCGACCAACGCCCGCGACGTGCTGGCCCGGGTGCGCAAGGAGACGGGGGTACGCCTCCAGGTGCTCTCCGGAGCCGACGAGGCCCGGGCCACCTTCCTGGCCGTACGCCGGTGGTTCGGTTGGTCGGCGGGTCGGCTCCTGGTCCTCGACATCGGCGGCGGCTCGCTGGAAATCGCGGCCGGCATCGACGAGACGCCGGACCTGGCGATGTCGCTGCCGCTGGGTGCCGGGCGGCTCAGCCGGGAGCTGCTCGGCGTCGACCGCGACACCTCTTCCCCACCGTCGCCGAAGGCCGTCGACGAGCTTCAGCACTACGTCGAGAAGCAGCTCGACGGTGCCGTCGCGAAGCTCGCCGACGCCAAGTGGGACCGCGCGGTCGCCACCTCGAAGACGTTCCGCACCCTGGCCCGGCTCGCCGGCGCCGCGCCGTCCCGGCAGGGGCTGTGGGAGCCGCGCGCGCTGCCGGTGCACGGCCTGCGTCAGGTGCTCGGCTTCATCCGGCTGATCCCGCCGCGCCAGGTCTACGAGCTGGAGGGGGTCAGCGCCAGCCGGTCGCACCAGCTGCTGGCCGGTGCCGTGGTGGCCGAGGCGGTGCTCCGGAAGCTCCAGATCGAGTCCGTCGACATCTGCCCGTGGGCACTGCGGGAAGGTGTGATCTTACGGCGTCTCGATCAGCTTGAATCGGCATAA
- a CDS encoding NAD-dependent epimerase/dehydratase family protein, with protein MRSRPTGSVVVTGVSRFLGAHVAARLAADGRIGRVVGLDPHAPPPEFAHLLDGVEQVRGDAGSASTVIADLEAEAVVHLALATAPDPQNGGRAAMKEQNVIGTMHLLAACQKAPRLRKLVMRSSTAAYGASFRDPAVFTEDTEPREVPRGGFARDILDIEGYVRGFRRRRTDVTATVLRFTPFIGSGTDTMLTRYFARPVVPTVLGRDPRLQFLHIDDAIEIVHRAVLDDHPGTFNVAGAGVLSLSQAIRRAGRIPMPVLEPGLSAASNLVRNLGRSGYGLDQVDLFVHGRVVDTTKLVQEFDYTPRTTADAFDDFVAGHRGGAVLRREQLALAERAILDGIRQARATVQEKP; from the coding sequence GTGAGGTCGCGACCAACAGGCTCGGTTGTCGTCACCGGCGTCAGCCGGTTTCTTGGTGCGCACGTGGCCGCTCGGCTAGCCGCCGACGGCCGCATCGGCCGTGTCGTAGGGCTCGATCCGCACGCGCCGCCACCGGAGTTCGCCCACCTGCTCGACGGGGTCGAGCAGGTGCGCGGCGACGCCGGTTCGGCCAGCACGGTGATCGCCGACCTCGAAGCCGAGGCGGTGGTGCACCTGGCGCTGGCCACCGCGCCCGACCCGCAGAACGGGGGTCGGGCGGCGATGAAAGAGCAGAACGTCATCGGCACGATGCACCTGCTGGCCGCCTGCCAGAAGGCACCCCGGCTGCGCAAGCTGGTGATGCGCTCGTCGACGGCGGCCTACGGTGCGTCGTTCCGCGACCCGGCGGTCTTCACCGAAGACACCGAGCCGCGCGAGGTGCCACGCGGTGGGTTCGCCCGCGACATCCTCGACATCGAGGGCTACGTCCGCGGCTTCCGCCGCCGCCGCACCGACGTGACCGCCACCGTGCTGCGGTTCACCCCGTTCATCGGGTCCGGCACCGACACGATGCTGACCCGCTATTTCGCGCGCCCCGTGGTGCCGACGGTGCTCGGCCGCGACCCGCGCCTACAGTTCCTGCACATCGACGACGCGATCGAGATCGTGCACCGGGCGGTGCTCGACGACCATCCCGGCACGTTCAACGTCGCCGGCGCGGGCGTGCTCTCGCTGTCGCAGGCCATCCGCCGCGCCGGCCGCATCCCGATGCCGGTCCTCGAGCCGGGCCTGTCCGCGGCCTCCAACCTGGTCCGCAACCTCGGTCGCAGCGGCTACGGCCTCGACCAGGTTGACCTGTTCGTGCACGGCCGGGTGGTCGACACCACCAAACTGGTGCAGGAGTTCGACTACACGCCGCGCACCACCGCCGACGCGTTCGACGACTTCGTCGCCGGCCACCGCGGGGGAGCGGTGCTCCGGCGCGAGCAGCTCGCACTCGCGGAGCGGGCCATCCTCGACGGCATCCGCCAGGCCCGCGCGACGGTGCAGGAGAAGCCATGA
- a CDS encoding HAD family hydrolase — MASEHRLTISTDAHGHTAGWAQAEVEAALEVDIDKSAAAFFDIDNTMLQGASIYWIARGLAARRYFTTTDLARFAWQQARYRLLAAEHAGDMSNAKKVALAFIEGWRVDDIERLTQEIFDELMAPRIWSGTRALAQLHLDAGERVWLVSAAPVEIGRIIAQRLGLTGAIGTVAEVIDGAYTGRLVGDLMHGPAKADAIAQLANVEGLDLRRCTAYSDSVNDLPMLSAVGNAVAVNPDSGLYRTARERGWDIRDFRTGRKAAKVAVPSTLAAGLVAGAITTVMAVRRRRRAG; from the coding sequence GTGGCATCGGAGCACCGACTGACCATCAGCACCGACGCACACGGCCACACCGCCGGTTGGGCCCAGGCCGAGGTCGAAGCGGCGCTCGAGGTCGACATCGACAAGAGCGCGGCCGCGTTCTTCGACATCGACAACACGATGTTGCAGGGTGCCTCGATCTACTGGATCGCCCGCGGCCTGGCCGCGCGCCGCTATTTCACCACCACTGACCTGGCCAGGTTCGCCTGGCAGCAGGCCCGCTACCGGCTGCTCGCGGCCGAGCACGCGGGCGACATGTCCAACGCCAAGAAGGTCGCCCTGGCGTTCATCGAGGGCTGGCGGGTCGACGACATCGAACGCCTGACCCAGGAGATCTTCGACGAGCTGATGGCGCCCCGGATCTGGTCGGGCACCCGCGCGCTCGCGCAATTGCATCTCGACGCCGGCGAGCGGGTCTGGCTGGTCAGCGCCGCGCCGGTGGAGATCGGCCGGATCATCGCCCAACGCCTCGGCCTGACCGGCGCGATCGGCACGGTGGCCGAGGTGATCGACGGCGCCTACACGGGCCGCCTGGTCGGCGACCTGATGCACGGCCCGGCCAAGGCCGACGCGATCGCCCAACTCGCCAACGTCGAGGGCCTCGACCTGCGCCGATGCACCGCCTACAGCGACTCGGTCAACGACCTGCCGATGCTGAGCGCGGTCGGCAACGCGGTGGCGGTCAACCCTGACAGTGGGCTTTATCGCACGGCCCGCGAGCGCGGCTGGGACATCCGCGACTTCCGCACGGGCCGCAAGGCCGCCAAGGTGGCTGTGCCGTCAACCCTGGCCGCCGGGCTGGTCGCGGGCGCGATCACGACGGTCATGGCCGTGCGGCGCCGGCGCCGCGCCGGTTGA
- a CDS encoding ECF subfamily RNA polymerase sigma factor, BldN family: protein MRTLDIREDGSTWRGDGTVADGGARRIRNKPHTDVPGRPVGPGSNSKQVNGGRVGTPNRPTMPAQPGVGQSPAESGETAVIPAVPVVPPITEQRTGGSGGTPAPFPSRPDPSDPATEVWALVERAQAGEAEAFGLIYDRYVDTVFRFVYFRVGNRQLAEDLTSDTFLRALKRIGSFTWQGRDLGAWLVTIARNLVADHFKSGRYRLEVTTGDVLDADREDRGPEGSPEAAVVDHITNVALLTAVKQLNPEQQECIVLRFLQGFSVAETAQAMGKNEGAIKALQYRAVRALARLLPDGFQP, encoded by the coding sequence ATGCGGACTCTCGACATCCGAGAGGACGGATCCACCTGGCGTGGCGACGGCACCGTCGCCGACGGGGGCGCCCGGCGGATCCGCAACAAGCCGCACACCGACGTTCCCGGGCGACCCGTTGGCCCCGGCAGCAACAGCAAGCAGGTCAACGGCGGCCGGGTCGGCACGCCCAACCGGCCGACGATGCCGGCACAGCCCGGCGTCGGCCAGAGCCCGGCGGAGAGCGGCGAGACCGCCGTCATCCCCGCCGTTCCGGTCGTGCCGCCGATCACCGAGCAGCGCACCGGCGGCTCCGGCGGCACACCCGCGCCGTTCCCGTCCCGACCCGACCCGTCCGACCCGGCCACCGAGGTGTGGGCGCTGGTCGAGCGGGCCCAGGCCGGCGAGGCCGAGGCGTTCGGGCTGATCTATGACCGCTACGTCGACACCGTCTTCCGGTTCGTCTACTTCCGGGTCGGCAACCGGCAACTCGCCGAAGACCTGACGTCAGACACGTTCCTGCGCGCCCTCAAGCGCATCGGCAGCTTCACCTGGCAGGGCCGCGACCTGGGCGCCTGGCTGGTCACGATCGCCCGCAACCTGGTCGCCGACCACTTCAAGTCGGGCCGCTACCGGCTCGAGGTGACCACCGGCGACGTGCTCGACGCCGACCGCGAAGACCGCGGCCCGGAAGGCAGCCCGGAAGCGGCGGTGGTCGATCACATCACCAACGTCGCCCTGCTGACCGCCGTCAAGCAACTCAACCCTGAGCAGCAGGAATGCATCGTGCTGCGGTTCCTCCAGGGCTTCTCGGTGGCCGAGACGGCGCAGGCGATGGGCAAGAACGAGGGGGCGATCAAGGCACTGCAATACCGTGCCGTGCGCGCGCTCGCCCGCCTCCTGCCGGACGGGTTCCAACCGTGA
- a CDS encoding helix-turn-helix domain-containing protein, with product MASPQADRLSEVKFLTVAEVATLMRVSKMTVYRLVHSGDLTAVRVGRSFRVPEHAVNEYLRGAFQESA from the coding sequence ATGGCATCACCACAGGCCGACAGGCTGTCGGAGGTCAAGTTCCTGACGGTCGCTGAAGTAGCGACCCTGATGCGGGTGTCGAAGATGACGGTCTACCGCTTGGTGCATTCCGGTGATCTCACCGCGGTGCGCGTCGGTCGATCGTTCCGGGTTCCGGAACACGCCGTGAACGAATACCTACGCGGCGCCTTCCAAGAGTCCGCATAA
- a CDS encoding 30S ribosomal protein bS22, which yields MGSVVKKRRKRMAKKKHRKLLRKTRVQRRRLGK from the coding sequence ATGGGCTCGGTGGTCAAGAAGCGCCGCAAGCGTATGGCCAAGAAGAAGCACCGCAAGCTGCTGCGCAAGACCCGCGTCCAGCGTCGTCGTCTCGGTAAGTGA
- a CDS encoding lysophospholipid acyltransferase family protein: MTTDDQGRADRPPKKTTRKAVRRAPAQKTNGSSRIGLPAGGFTVDPPAPNGAGPAGHQHNGHKPEPGPLPPAVADQPGDVWDNRVANGLAFLRRRLAGDYEVDEFGFDPDLTDKVFLPLLRLLYRDWFRTEVFGVENLPVDGPALVVGNHSGTVALDAVMLATALNDRTPNHRHLRLLGADLVFRMPIVSELARKSGGTVACNPDAERLLSNGELVGVFPEGFKGVGKQYAQRYKLQRFGRGGFVSAALRTGTPIVPAAIVGAEEIYPMLADIKPLARLLGIPYFPVTPTFPWLGPLGMVPLPSKWLIEFSPPIPTAHLQDQADDPLVVFNLADQVRETIQQTLHTLLERRPDPFGR; the protein is encoded by the coding sequence ATGACGACAGACGACCAGGGTCGCGCCGATCGGCCACCGAAGAAGACCACCCGCAAGGCGGTCCGCCGGGCGCCGGCGCAGAAGACCAACGGATCCAGCCGCATCGGTCTGCCGGCCGGCGGGTTCACCGTCGACCCGCCGGCGCCCAACGGCGCGGGTCCGGCCGGTCACCAGCACAACGGGCACAAGCCCGAGCCCGGCCCGCTGCCGCCCGCGGTGGCCGACCAGCCCGGCGACGTCTGGGACAACCGGGTCGCCAACGGGCTGGCGTTCCTGCGCCGCCGGCTGGCCGGCGACTACGAGGTCGACGAGTTCGGCTTCGACCCGGACCTCACCGACAAGGTGTTCCTGCCGCTGCTGCGGCTGCTCTACCGGGATTGGTTCCGCACCGAAGTATTCGGCGTCGAAAATCTCCCGGTCGACGGCCCGGCGCTGGTGGTCGGCAACCACTCGGGCACGGTCGCGCTCGACGCGGTCATGCTGGCCACCGCCCTCAACGATCGCACCCCCAACCACCGGCACCTCCGCCTGCTCGGCGCCGACCTGGTGTTCCGGATGCCGATCGTGTCGGAGCTGGCCCGCAAGTCGGGCGGCACCGTCGCGTGCAACCCCGACGCCGAGCGGCTCCTGAGCAACGGCGAGCTCGTCGGCGTCTTCCCCGAGGGCTTCAAGGGCGTCGGCAAGCAATACGCCCAGCGCTACAAACTCCAGCGCTTCGGCCGCGGCGGCTTCGTCTCGGCGGCGCTGCGCACCGGCACCCCGATCGTTCCGGCCGCGATCGTCGGCGCGGAGGAGATCTACCCGATGCTGGCCGACATCAAGCCGCTGGCCCGGCTGCTCGGCATCCCTTATTTCCCGGTGACGCCGACGTTCCCGTGGCTGGGCCCGCTGGGCATGGTGCCGCTGCCGAGCAAGTGGCTGATCGAGTTCTCCCCACCGATCCCGACCGCGCACCTCCAGGACCAGGCCGACGACCCGCTGGTCGTCTTCAACCTGGCCGACCAGGTTCGCGAGACCATCCAGCAGACCCTGCACACCCTGCTCGAACGCCGCCCCGACCCGTTCGGCCGCTGA
- a CDS encoding sensor histidine kinase — MEWAIVAGACVVSLLAGLTAGSLIPRFRRRGSAAVAATRATGDGRQAIAIDRQDPQPGLGRKSLDSLRVGVVVLGADDTVVLVNPAARAMGLLRSAGTPGSLVAHPIIRTLAGQVRRSGVRREVELDLPRGDGSASDPLGVHLRAVGLGGNFVAVEAADVTEAHRVSRVRRDFVANVSHELKTPIGALQLLAEALLDATDPTNVGPMPGAGPEEDVAAARRFALRIQHESTRLGRLVNELLDLARLQGADPLPDPEPVSVDWVVAEVIDRTRTTASARDIEVVVEGKRGLTVYGNDSQVATAIANLVENAIAYSKEQTKIVITTALDDDAVVLSVTDQGIGIAPDEVDRIFERFYRADRARSRATGGTGLGLAIVKHIATNHGGRIDVVSTLGEGSTFTLRLPASPPDAALPLPPSIEIVTGSVESSRSER, encoded by the coding sequence GTGGAATGGGCGATCGTTGCTGGCGCGTGCGTCGTCAGCCTGCTGGCGGGTCTCACCGCCGGGTCGCTGATCCCGCGCTTCAGGCGACGGGGGTCAGCGGCAGTGGCCGCTACCCGCGCCACCGGCGACGGAAGGCAGGCGATCGCCATCGACCGGCAAGATCCGCAACCGGGGTTGGGTCGCAAAAGCCTCGATTCGCTGCGGGTCGGCGTGGTCGTGCTCGGCGCCGACGACACCGTCGTCCTGGTCAACCCGGCCGCCCGCGCGATGGGGCTGCTCCGCTCGGCGGGCACCCCTGGGAGCCTGGTCGCGCACCCGATCATCCGTACCCTGGCCGGCCAGGTCCGTCGCTCCGGCGTCCGCCGCGAGGTCGAGCTCGACCTGCCGCGCGGCGACGGCAGCGCTTCCGACCCGCTCGGCGTACACCTGCGTGCCGTCGGTCTTGGTGGCAATTTCGTGGCGGTCGAGGCGGCCGACGTGACCGAGGCACACCGGGTCAGCCGGGTGCGCCGGGACTTCGTCGCCAACGTCAGCCACGAGCTCAAGACCCCGATCGGCGCGCTGCAACTGCTCGCCGAGGCGCTGCTCGACGCGACCGACCCGACCAACGTCGGCCCGATGCCGGGCGCCGGCCCCGAGGAAGACGTCGCCGCCGCCCGGCGGTTCGCGTTGCGGATCCAGCACGAGTCGACCCGGCTCGGCCGGCTGGTCAACGAACTGCTCGACCTGGCCCGCCTCCAGGGCGCTGACCCGCTGCCCGATCCCGAGCCGGTCTCGGTCGACTGGGTGGTCGCCGAGGTGATCGACCGCACCCGCACCACCGCGTCGGCCCGCGACATCGAGGTCGTGGTCGAGGGCAAGCGCGGGCTGACCGTCTACGGCAACGACAGCCAGGTCGCCACCGCCATCGCCAACCTGGTCGAGAACGCGATCGCCTACTCGAAGGAACAAACCAAGATCGTCATCACGACCGCGCTCGACGACGACGCGGTCGTGCTCTCGGTGACCGACCAGGGCATCGGCATCGCCCCGGACGAGGTCGACCGGATCTTCGAGCGGTTCTACCGTGCCGACCGGGCCCGGTCCCGGGCCACCGGCGGCACCGGCCTAGGTCTGGCCATCGTCAAACACATCGCCACCAACCATGGCGGACGCATCGACGTAGTCAGCACACTCGGGGAGGGGTCGACGTTCACCCTCCGGCTCCCGGCGAGCCCGCCGGACGCCGCCCTCCCGCTACCCCCGTCAATTGAGATCGTGACTGGATCGGTCGAGTCGAGCCGGTCCGAGCGGTAA
- a CDS encoding response regulator transcription factor has translation MARVLVVEDEESFSDALSYMLRKEGFEVSVAPTGTLALTEFDRTGADIVLLDLMLPEMSGTEVCRQLRQRSKVPIIMVTARDSEIDKVVGLEIGADDYVTKPYSPRELVARIRAVLRRHGTEVTEPDTPTLAAGPVRMDVERHVVTVDGSAVQLPLKEFELLELLLRNAGRVLTRGQLIDRVWGADYVGDTKTLDVHVKRLRSKVEPEPSTPRFIVTVRGLGYKFEP, from the coding sequence GTGGCCCGCGTGCTCGTGGTCGAGGACGAAGAGTCGTTCTCCGATGCCCTCTCATACATGCTCCGCAAGGAGGGTTTCGAGGTTTCGGTCGCACCGACCGGCACCTTGGCGCTGACCGAGTTCGACCGGACCGGCGCCGACATCGTCCTGCTCGACCTGATGCTGCCCGAGATGTCGGGCACCGAGGTCTGCCGCCAGCTCCGCCAACGCTCGAAGGTGCCGATCATCATGGTCACCGCGCGCGACAGCGAGATCGACAAGGTGGTCGGCCTGGAGATCGGCGCCGACGACTATGTCACCAAGCCCTACTCGCCGCGCGAGCTGGTCGCCCGGATCCGGGCGGTGCTGCGCCGGCACGGCACGGAGGTCACCGAGCCCGACACGCCGACCCTGGCCGCCGGCCCGGTCCGGATGGACGTCGAGCGCCACGTGGTGACGGTCGACGGCTCGGCCGTGCAGTTGCCGCTCAAGGAGTTCGAGCTGCTCGAACTGCTGCTGCGCAACGCCGGCCGGGTGCTGACCCGCGGCCAGCTGATCGACCGCGTCTGGGGCGCCGACTACGTCGGTGACACGAAGACCCTCGACGTGCACGTCAAGCGGCTGCGCTCGAAGGTCGAGCCCGAACCGTCGACCCCGCGCTTCATCGTCACCGTGCGCGGCCTGGGCTACAAGTTCGAGCCGTAG
- a CDS encoding sugar phosphate isomerase/epimerase family protein, translating into MTSRTPVLLSSSSVFPEPTAAAFEMAAALGYDGVEVMVWTDAVSQDAGALRGLAAHYGVPVLSVHAPCLLVTQRVWSSDPWERLRRAAELAEAVEAPTVVVHPPFTWQRDYARSFQPGLERIAHKHSDLTFAIENMFPVRMAGREFVPYQPGWNPTEAGFGAYTLDLSHCAASRTDALAMADSMGDGLKHVHLGDGSGEGRDEHLVPGRGNQPCGELLESLAGRGFRGSIAVEVNTRGAKSRAVREADLRAALEFARQHLPAPAKV; encoded by the coding sequence GTGACCTCGCGCACCCCCGTACTCCTGTCAAGCTCTTCGGTCTTCCCCGAGCCGACCGCGGCGGCCTTCGAGATGGCCGCGGCGCTGGGCTACGACGGCGTCGAAGTCATGGTCTGGACCGACGCGGTGAGCCAGGATGCCGGCGCCCTTCGCGGGCTGGCCGCCCACTACGGCGTGCCGGTGCTCTCCGTGCACGCGCCCTGCCTGCTGGTCACCCAGCGGGTCTGGAGCTCCGACCCGTGGGAGCGGCTGCGCCGCGCGGCCGAGCTGGCCGAGGCGGTGGAGGCGCCGACCGTCGTCGTGCACCCGCCCTTCACCTGGCAGCGCGACTATGCCCGGTCGTTCCAGCCGGGGCTGGAGCGGATCGCACACAAGCACAGCGACCTGACCTTCGCGATCGAGAACATGTTCCCCGTACGCATGGCGGGTCGCGAGTTCGTGCCCTACCAGCCCGGCTGGAACCCGACCGAGGCCGGTTTCGGCGCCTACACGCTCGACCTGTCGCACTGTGCCGCGTCGCGCACCGACGCGCTGGCCATGGCCGACTCGATGGGCGACGGGCTCAAGCACGTGCACCTGGGCGACGGCAGCGGCGAGGGGCGCGACGAGCACCTGGTGCCCGGGCGCGGCAACCAGCCCTGCGGCGAGCTGCTCGAGTCGCTGGCCGGGCGGGGTTTCCGCGGCTCGATCGCCGTGGAGGTCAACACCCGGGGCGCCAAGAGCCGCGCGGTCCGCGAGGCAGATCTTCGGGCCGCGCTCGAGTTTGCCCGCCAGCACCTCCCGGCACCGGCGAAGGTCTAG
- a CDS encoding CGNR zinc finger domain-containing protein, giving the protein MNFDAYARTAVDLVNAPMEGIDDLRAVFTSDNVWMRDEVTERDVAAFRRAQKRLRDVFLLGSAGRDTEAVNEINTLLKDHPVQPRISGHDASDWHMHVTSRGASASSEYLAAAVWGLAVWLTTHGSARFGVCADDRCGNVYLDTSSNNCRRFCSERCATRSHVAAHRARKRATLAGV; this is encoded by the coding sequence GTGAACTTCGATGCGTACGCGCGCACCGCCGTTGACCTGGTCAACGCCCCCATGGAGGGGATCGACGACCTGCGGGCCGTTTTCACCTCCGACAACGTCTGGATGCGCGACGAGGTCACCGAGCGTGATGTGGCGGCGTTCCGGCGTGCTCAGAAGCGGCTGCGCGACGTCTTCCTGCTCGGCAGCGCCGGTCGCGACACCGAGGCCGTCAACGAGATCAACACGCTTCTCAAAGACCATCCGGTCCAGCCGCGCATCTCCGGCCATGACGCCAGCGACTGGCATATGCACGTCACCAGCCGCGGCGCGTCGGCCAGCTCCGAATACCTCGCCGCCGCCGTCTGGGGCCTGGCCGTCTGGCTGACCACCCACGGCAGCGCCCGGTTCGGTGTCTGCGCCGACGACCGGTGCGGCAACGTCTACTTGGACACGTCGTCCAACAACTGCCGGCGGTTCTGCTCGGAACGCTGCGCCACCCGTTCGCACGTGGCGGCGCACCGGGCCCGCAAGCGGGCCACGCTAGCTGGCGTCTAG
- a CDS encoding proline dehydrogenase family protein, whose protein sequence is MLRSVILAASRSSRVERLVETAPLTRDVVHRFIAGTTADDALHATRDLVGDGLRVTLDHLGEDTVTPEQATGIKAEYLALLTALSGAGLTPAAEVSVKLSALGQKFDEQLSYDLARQICAAAADAGTTVTLDMEDHTTTDSTLEILAKLRLDYPGTGAVLQAYLRRTEADCRELAGLGSRVRLCKGAYKEPESVAFQSAVDVDKSYVRCMNILMSGEGYPMLATHDPRLIAIGEDRARWFDRAPDAFEFQLLHGVRPDEQHRLAAEGYTVRVYVPYGDDWYGYMMRRLAERPANLLFFARAMKSRK, encoded by the coding sequence ATGCTCCGATCGGTCATCCTTGCCGCGTCCCGGTCATCCCGGGTCGAGCGGCTCGTCGAGACGGCTCCGCTGACCCGCGACGTCGTCCACCGCTTCATCGCCGGCACCACGGCCGATGACGCTCTGCACGCCACCCGCGACCTGGTCGGCGACGGCCTGCGGGTCACCCTCGACCACCTCGGTGAGGACACCGTCACCCCCGAGCAGGCGACCGGGATCAAAGCCGAATACCTCGCGCTGCTGACCGCCCTCTCCGGGGCCGGCCTGACCCCCGCGGCCGAGGTCAGTGTCAAGCTCTCGGCCCTCGGCCAGAAGTTCGACGAGCAGCTCTCCTACGACCTCGCGCGGCAGATCTGCGCCGCGGCGGCCGACGCCGGCACGACGGTGACCCTCGACATGGAGGACCACACCACGACCGACTCGACGTTGGAGATCCTCGCGAAGCTCCGGCTCGACTACCCGGGCACCGGTGCCGTGTTGCAGGCCTACCTGCGCCGCACCGAGGCCGACTGCCGCGAGCTGGCCGGGCTGGGCTCCCGGGTGCGGCTCTGCAAGGGCGCCTACAAGGAACCCGAGTCGGTGGCGTTCCAGTCGGCGGTCGACGTCGACAAGTCCTATGTGCGCTGCATGAACATCCTGATGTCGGGCGAGGGCTACCCGATGCTGGCCACCCACGACCCGCGGCTGATCGCGATCGGCGAAGACCGGGCCCGCTGGTTCGACCGGGCGCCCGACGCGTTCGAGTTCCAGCTCCTGCACGGGGTGCGCCCCGACGAGCAGCACCGGCTGGCGGCGGAGGGCTACACCGTGCGGGTCTACGTGCCCTACGGCGACGACTGGTACGGCTACATGATGCGCCGTCTCGCCGAGCGCCCGGCCAACCTGCTGTTCTTCGCCCGCGCGATGAAGTCGCGAAAGTAA